Proteins encoded within one genomic window of Argiope bruennichi chromosome 7, qqArgBrue1.1, whole genome shotgun sequence:
- the LOC129976222 gene encoding uncharacterized protein LOC129976222, with product MDFTCKGCSLSFKDQFAFFMHFFSNLCIAKQRESTEKENRTVLDVKHLRSNESNVCEVCGKFCWPFAGLAKHILTHVGAMPYFCPFCHFSSLSKLHLQLHISSHSSRAINGNQKFPSNLNHVHVCDSCNCAFTDWKDLAVHYVKHLKEAPFKCNICCMMFLEKDDFNIHRHLHKISPFCEFCQLSFNNRLDCLEHVLSHNKSKMFRKFSLVVPYERLMKLKTSWYHDFFSGPSICDQHLLDNSSQSRNFLTEENDSANFENQKDDKLLHLNYPSAQTVPSTLIDIDIKENVVHICEATLESRKKDKNICSLSEKPMVSDSLNCEETLERAINTFGYSNNLKISSENELNSDITCTSDVCAIETESTRSSVHPKKCSNTKQKFKTSDCLVRLPNYVQDTESCKNFSNVQSYEFKNFNKSWKEANFRSTILNKNSLVSENRSNDNKLQLSHQTLHRRAVANYDFYSMQFTSSHSKPMFDYSVHNNQKIDEVEIRENVSHLCEVIFEEGEEEISFNCGLPKKFIKCSTSKRTSEANSDLFKFSNIYETSLKRKLNGNITVVSADDQNNLVKVLNNNHNKQQLNFCKDANKFYKNESEQGVRILSSTAEEKFSGSTSDKANKINCLIDLVRNLKDVFVVLEKLPNYVHDMSSFRKYKNINNNSNKLSLAYQKDSKKSRLKAKNSIPQRVKKKNFKTNACSTFSDSSLFNAFTSSESSSSTDEMLHHSLGKHQKWKMSGTDKNKAYSKTKRTTSQSSVESIFQKSEEDSSTTESSETDSDSSSDISDFMHRWLLNFPKNNDSNSPNNTFSRTKKSVVKLCQKQPRKHSSQLQTSLNSVQMKKPFVHLWKLPDYIYEKHKKCEPIMLSSLPSMFEKTEYVFQKQQVTSQVLHDHNYCLPFVNCSFLVEHDYS from the coding sequence ATGGATTTCACGTGCAAGGGTTGCAGTCTATCTTTCAAAGACCAGTTCGCtttctttatgcattttttttcgaatttgtgCATAGCTAAACAAAGGGAGAGCACCGAGAAGGAAAATAGAACTGTTCTAGATGTAAAGCATTTGCGATCCAATGAGAGCAATGTTTGTGAAGTTTGTGGGAAATTCTGTTGGCCTTTTGCAGGTTTAGCAAAACACATTTTAACTCATGTAGGTGCTATGCCTTACTTTTGTCCATTTTGTCACTTCTCTAGTCTTTCGAAACTTCACCTACAATTACATATTTCCTCCCATAGTTCCCGAGCAATAAATGGAAACCAGAAGTTTCCTTCAAATCTTAATCATGTTCATGTATGTGACAGTTGCAATTGTGCATTTACGGATTGGAAAGATTTGGCCGTGCACTATGTGAAGCACTTAAAAGAAGCACCATTTAAATGCAATATCTGTTGTATGATGTTTCTAGAGAAAgatgattttaatattcataggcatttgcataaaatttcacCTTTCTGTGAGTTCTGCCAGTTATCTTTTAATAATCGTCTTGACTGCCTAGAGCATGTGTTAAGTCATAACAAATCCAAAATGTTTCGCAAATTTAGCCTTGTGGTTCCTTATGAGCGATTGATGAAGTTGAAGACTAGTTGGTATCATGACTTTTTCTCAGGTCCAAGTATTTGTGATCAGCATTTGCTTGATAATTCTAGTCAATCACGTAACTTTCTTACAGAAGAAAATGATTCTGCGAATTTTGAAAACCAGAAAGATGATAAATTGCTTCATTTAAATTACCCTTCAGCACAAACAGTGCCTTCAACGTTAATTGACattgatattaaagaaaatgtagtACATATATGTGAAGCTACTTTAGAGagcagaaaaaaagataaaaacatttgtagTTTGTCTGAAAAGCCTATGGTCTCTGACAGTCTTAATTGTGAAGAAACACTTGAAAGGGCTATTAATACTTTTGGATAttccaataatttgaaaatttcctccGAAAATGAACTTAATTCAGACATCACATGTACTTCAGATGTGTGTGCCATTGAAACAGAGTCAACAAGATCCTCTGTTCAtccaaaaaaatgttcaaatacaaaacagaaatttaaaacatctgaTTGTTTGGTTAGACTACCAAATTATGTACAGGATACTGAGTCGTGCAAAAACTTTAGTAATGTACAAAGCTATGAATTCAAGAACTTTAATAAGTCATGGAAGGAAGCAAATTTCAGAtcaactattttaaataagaattcctTAGTTTCAGAAAATAGGTCAAATGATAATAAACTGCAATTGTCACATCAAACTTTACATAGAAGAGCAGTTGCAAATTATGATTTCTATTCAATGCAATTTACATCTAGTCATTCTAAACCAATGTTCGATTACAGTGTGCATAATAATCAGAAAATTGATGAGGTGGAAATCCGAGAAAATGTGTCTCATTTATGTGAAGTTATATTTGAGGAAGGGGAAGaggaaatttctttcaattgtgGTTTacctaaaaaattcataaaatgttcaACTTCAAAGAGAACCTCGGAAGCAAATTcggatttattcaaattttctaatatatatgaaACTTCATTGAAAAGAAAGCTGAATGGAAATATTACTGTCGTATCAGCTGATGATCAGAATAATttagttaaagttttaaataataatcataataagcAACAGCTAAATTTCTGCAaagatgcaaataaattttataagaatgaatCGGAGCAGGGAGTTAGGATCCTCTCATCCACTGCAGAGGAAAAGTTTTCAGGGAGCACTTCAGACAAAGCAAATAAGATTAATTGTTTAATAGATTTAGTGAGAAATCTAAAAGATGTTTTTGTAGTTTTAGAAAAACTTCCTAACTATGTTCATGACATGTcttcttttagaaaatacaagaatattaataataattcaaataaattgtctTTGGCTTATCAAAAAGACTCAAAAAAGTCAAGGTTAAAAGCTAAAAATAGCATTCCACAAAgagtaaaaaagaagaattttaaaactaatgctTGCTCTACTTTTTCTGATAGCtcattatttaatgcttttacatCTTCCGAAAGTTCTTCATCCACTGATGAAATGCTACATCATTCGCTTGGAAAAcatcaaaaatggaaaatgagTGGCACTGACAAGAACAAAgcatattctaaaacaaaaaggACTACTTCACAATCATCTGTTgaatctatatttcaaaaatctgaagAAGATTCGTCTACTACTGAGTCTTCAGAGACAGATTCTGACAGTTCTTCAGATATTTCTGATTTTATGCATCGCTGGTTACTGAATTTCCCAAAAAACAATGACAGCAATTCtccaaataatacattttcaagaACTAAGAAATCTGTTGTTAAATTATGTCAAAAACAGCCTCGTAAACATTCAAGTCAACTTCAGACTTCATTGAATTCAGTACAAATGAAGAAACCTTTTGTCCATCTTTGGAAATTACCAGATTACATTTATGAAAAGCACAAAAAATGTGAACCAATAATGTTATCAAGTTTGCCATCCATGTTTGAAAAAACagaatatgtttttcaaaaacagCAAGTTACTTCTCAAGTGTTACATGACCATAATTACTGTCTCCCTTTTGTAAATTGTTCATTCTTAGTAGAGCATGATTACAGCTAA